Proteins from one Vicia villosa cultivar HV-30 ecotype Madison, WI unplaced genomic scaffold, Vvil1.0 ctg.000253F_1_1, whole genome shotgun sequence genomic window:
- the LOC131625979 gene encoding NAC domain-containing protein 90-like, with product MVDIPPGFRFFPTEEELVSFYLKNKLQGERNAFGRVIPVIDINGVEPWNLPPLAGELCREDKEQWFFFSPGQEREARGGRPNRTTGCGYWKATGSPGYVYSSDNKVIGVKKTMVFYRGKAPSGRKTKWKMNEYRAIQLCNQSNTATPQLRREFSVCRVYVISGSFRSFDRRPLENERHDRFQVNQIDQNSFVATCTNQNAKMDHASSSFEISQLGGFQSVCLPEVGGGSNSSNWNVNNNGDNGDEVQLQEPLWEWEWEHFSWT from the exons ATGGTAGATATCCCACCTGGTTTTCGTTTCTTCCCAACTGAAGAAGAGCTTGTTAGCTTTTACCTAAAGAACAAACTTCAAGGAGAAAGAAATGCTTTTGGTAGGGTTATTCCTGTCATTGACATCAATGGCGTAGAACCATGGAATCTCCCTC CTCTTGCGGGAGAGCTATGCCGTGAAGATAAAGAGCAATGGTTTTTCTTTTCGCCGGGGCAAGAGAGAGAAGCAAGAGGAGGGAGGCCTAATAGAACAACTGGTTGTGGTTACTGGAAGGCAACAGGTTCTCCTGGTTATGTTTATTCTTCTGATAATAAGGTTATTGGAGTGAAGAAAACAATGGTGTTCTATAGAGGAAAAGCTCCTAGTGGAAGGAAAACTAAATGGAAGATGAATGAATACAGAGCCATTCAATTGTGTAACCAATCCAATACTGCCACACCTCAG TTAAGGCGAGAATTCAGCGTGTGTCGAGTATATGTGATATCAGGAAGTTTTAGATCATTTGACAGACGTCCATTAGAGAATGAAAGACATGATCGATTTCAAGTTAACCAGATCGATCAAAATTCATTTGTTGCCACGTGTACTAATCAAAATGCAAAAATGGATCATGCATCAAGTTCATTTGAAATTTCTCAATTAGGAGGATTCCAAAGTGTTTGTCTTCCAGAGGTTGGAGGAGGTTCAAATAGCAGTAATTGGAATGTAAATAACAATGGTGATAATGGGGATGAGGTTCAACTCCAAGAACCATTATGGGAATGGGAATGGGAACATTTTAGTTGGACTTAA